The Candidatus Latescibacter sp. genome window below encodes:
- a CDS encoding transaldolase family protein, whose product MRLYLDTANLEEIKEAVSWNIIDGVTTNPSLIKKAILKLRESDIKVDIESYIKKILAAVGRMCPVSLEVADLTADEMIEQGMLLFEKFNQVAGNVVIKIPVCTVNSEGKGQLFDGLVAIQALSDEKIPVNATLIFTPEQAFLAAKAGADYVSPFVGRVDDRIRGKAGIHFEKTDYFPAAGMHNTSGPENVITDQGLVSGVDLVARIVDIFDQYEIPCEIIAASIRNSIQVREVAETGADIVSMPFDILKSMITHPGTAAGIDGFTSDLVDEYMALFSPRKEGEVR is encoded by the coding sequence ATGAGACTGTATCTGGACACCGCCAACCTCGAAGAGATAAAAGAGGCTGTGTCATGGAATATCATCGATGGTGTTACTACCAATCCGTCCCTGATCAAAAAAGCGATTCTCAAGCTCCGGGAATCCGATATCAAAGTGGATATAGAGAGCTATATCAAAAAGATACTGGCGGCGGTGGGGCGAATGTGTCCGGTTTCCCTGGAGGTTGCCGACCTGACTGCCGATGAGATGATTGAGCAGGGGATGCTTCTCTTTGAAAAATTCAATCAGGTGGCGGGGAATGTGGTCATAAAGATTCCCGTGTGCACGGTGAATTCGGAAGGGAAAGGCCAGCTTTTTGACGGTCTCGTTGCAATCCAGGCCCTCTCTGATGAAAAAATCCCTGTGAATGCCACACTGATTTTCACCCCGGAACAGGCTTTTCTTGCGGCAAAGGCCGGCGCAGACTATGTCAGCCCTTTCGTTGGCCGTGTCGATGACCGCATTCGCGGCAAGGCAGGCATTCATTTTGAAAAGACCGATTATTTTCCTGCCGCCGGAATGCACAATACAAGCGGCCCGGAAAATGTCATTACCGACCAGGGTCTCGTGAGCGGCGTCGACCTGGTGGCAAGAATTGTGGATATTTTTGATCAGTACGAGATACCGTGCGAGATTATCGCAGCAAGTATCCGCAACTCCATCCAGGTACGGGAAGTCGCTGAAACCGGAGCGGATATTGTTTCCATGCCTTTCGACATTCTCAAATCCATGATCACACATCCCGGGACCGCCGCCGGAATCGATGGATTCACCAGCGATCTGGTAGATGAGTACATGGCCCTCTTCTCCCCGCGGAAGGAGGGAGAGGTAAGGTAA
- a CDS encoding radical SAM protein: MRSRLPLKLFSKAVFTCPDLAYTLLRGLARKHLGIALDYHKGTGKALKTPRQISLRITNACNHRCAVCGQYGRQGYMKDKSHRDLLKTLPLETYKELVDQVADDKPIFYITGGEPFLYPGFMELMNYIKQKGCVLSVVTNGVLLEKNAEEIVKNKWDMILVSFDGPRDIHDQCRNYPGAYDTSVNGLLKLNEMKKKYGSVKPFVLTSTTISRVNAPVLDQTFEIGARLDPDLMVVYLSWFTSEAIGKAHTKILEENLGITPFTWKSYANEFSEEDSLLFRKAIQDIKKREWPFPFLIIPALNDRDIARYYTETSEMFGYDKCAAPFLMIDVMPNGDVTTCRDFIDVKVGNITEKTLLEIWNDEPFVRFRKLLIDRGGLLPQCSRCCGLMGF; this comes from the coding sequence ATGAGAAGCAGATTGCCTTTAAAGTTATTTTCGAAAGCGGTATTTACCTGTCCCGATCTCGCCTACACCCTGCTCCGTGGTTTGGCCCGCAAGCATCTCGGTATCGCCCTGGATTACCATAAAGGCACCGGCAAGGCTCTGAAAACCCCCCGTCAGATAAGCCTCCGGATCACCAACGCCTGCAATCACCGGTGCGCTGTCTGCGGACAGTACGGCCGTCAGGGCTACATGAAGGATAAAAGCCACAGAGATCTCCTCAAAACTCTCCCCCTGGAAACTTACAAAGAGCTCGTGGACCAGGTGGCCGATGATAAGCCGATTTTTTATATAACCGGCGGTGAGCCTTTTCTTTATCCGGGATTCATGGAGCTGATGAATTACATAAAGCAAAAGGGGTGCGTTCTCTCGGTGGTGACCAACGGGGTTCTCCTGGAAAAAAATGCCGAAGAGATAGTTAAGAATAAATGGGATATGATACTGGTCTCTTTCGACGGCCCCAGGGATATACACGATCAATGCCGCAACTATCCCGGCGCTTACGATACATCGGTGAACGGGCTTTTGAAATTGAACGAGATGAAGAAGAAATACGGAAGCGTCAAACCATTTGTGCTGACATCCACCACGATTTCACGGGTCAACGCCCCCGTGCTGGATCAGACATTCGAGATCGGCGCCCGTCTCGATCCGGATTTGATGGTGGTGTATCTCTCCTGGTTCACCTCGGAAGCCATCGGCAAAGCGCACACGAAAATTCTGGAAGAAAACCTGGGGATAACCCCATTCACCTGGAAATCCTATGCTAATGAGTTCAGCGAAGAGGATTCACTTCTCTTCCGGAAAGCGATTCAGGACATTAAAAAAAGGGAGTGGCCGTTCCCTTTCCTTATCATTCCCGCTCTGAATGACCGGGATATCGCGCGGTACTATACCGAAACATCCGAGATGTTCGGGTATGACAAATGCGCGGCGCCATTCCTGATGATCGATGTCATGCCGAACGGCGATGTAACCACCTGCCGTGATTTTATCGATGTGAAAGTAGGCAACATCACCGAAAAAACCCTCCTGGAGATATGGAACGACGAGCCGTTCGTGCGGTTCAGGAAGCTGCTTATCGACCGGGGAGGTCTTCTGCCGCAGTGTTCGCGGTGCTGTGGATTGATGGGATTTTAA